In the Vitis vinifera cultivar Pinot Noir 40024 chromosome 2, ASM3070453v1 genome, one interval contains:
- the LOC100265535 gene encoding ABC transporter C family member 10 isoform X1, which yields MRFKVFIYFPAFFSTIKQRNGGFCISFLNLVHIVFCFHVSVISIGSHSPYSFSAISHVLCLCYSFVKARRYNMGETLWTVFCGSSWCWSKIGKICSSGFLAIICPCSCLNHILVISVDIILLFYLLFIFIYKAPAVKILSPQQSICFSTMLNSAVFLNGSLGLVYLGLGFWIVGEKLTKENTILPLHGWLVVLLQGFTWFFLGLAVRFKRHQLLHNAGLRLCSVLAFSIAGFTCVTSFWEAIVGDAVSVKVILDVISFPGAILLMFCTFSEPKYAGTDSGFDGAAFYTPLPGEGGSGGDKINTDASLPPFEKAGLISRLSFWWLNSLMKKGKQKTLEDKDIPQLRREDRAEMCYLMFMEQQNKQKKQSSDSPSILSTILLWQRKQILISGFFALMKVLTLSTGPLFLRAFILVAEGREAFKYEGYALTGGLFLIKCLESLSERQWFFRTRLIGLQVRSFLSAAIYQKQLKLSNAAKGSYSPGQIINFVTIDAYNIGEYPYWFHQIWSTSVQLCLALIIIYYSVGLATIAALFVVILTVVANSPMGRLQHKYQKMLMGTQDKRLKAFAEALTNMKSLKLYAWETHFKNVIERLRKEEFKWLLSVLSQKGYNLILFWSSPIVVSAVTFWACYFLGTTLSASNVFTFMASLCIAQEPIRLIPDVISAFIEAMVSLDRIAKFLDAPELQNKHVRKMCDGMELAESVFIKSKRISWEDNSTRATLRNINLVVKPGEKVAICGEVGSGKSTLLAAILGEVPHVNGIVRVYGKIAYVSQTAWIPTGTIQENILFGSAMDPYRYREAIEKCALVKDLEMLPFGDLTEIGERGVNLSGGQKQRVQLARALYRDADVYLLDDPFSAVDAHTATNLFNVSTVLLCQKLCYAFRVNANACCGQEYVMGALSMKTVILVTHQVDFLPAFDSVLLMSEGEILQAATFDQLMHSSQEFQDLIIAHNATVGSERQPEHDSTQKSKIPKGEIQKIDSEKQLRDSLGEQLIKKEERETGDTGLKPYLQYLKYSKGLFYFFLANLSHIIFIVAQLVQNYWLAANVQNPSVSQLKLIAVYTGIGLSLSIFLLLRSFFVVVVGLGASQSIFSTLLSSLFRAPMSFYDSTPLGRILSRVSSDLSVVDLDMAFKFTFAIGAAVTTYASFGVLAILAWELVFVILPTIYLSILIQRYYFAAGKELMRINGTTKSFVASHLAESIAGAMTIRAFGEEDRHFSKNLDFIDINASPFFYSFTANEWLIQRLEILCAIVLSSSALALTLLHTSSSKSGFIGMALSYGLSVNVFFVFSAQSQCLLANMIVSVERLEQYMNIPSEAPEVIGSNRPPPSWPTIGEVEIYDLKVKYRPNAPLVLQGISCKFGGGQKIGIVGRTGSGKTTLISALFRLVEPTEGQIIIDGINISTIGLHDLRSRLGIIPQEPTLFSGSIRYNLDPLSLHTDEEIWEVLGKCQLRGAVQEKEEGLDSLVVHDGSNWSMGQRQLFCLGRALLKRSRILVLDEATASIDNATDSILQKTIRTEFADCTVITVAHRIPTVMDCTMVLAISDGKLVEYDVPMKLIKKEGSLFGQLVTEYWSRSSNGSNASGDWL from the exons ATGAGATTTAAGGTTTTCATTTACTTTCCAGCATTTTTCTCAACAATCAAACAGAGAAATGGGGGGTTTTGCATAAGTTTCCTGAATCTTGTTCACATCGTCTTCTGCTTTCATGTTTCAGTCATCTCCATTGGATCCCATTCTCCCTACTCGTTTTCTGCAATTTCTCATGTTCTATGTCTATG CTACAGTTTTGTGAAGGCAAGAAGATACAACATGGGTGAGACTCTCTGGACTGTTTTCTGTGGAAGTTCCTGGTGTTGGAGTAAAATTGGAAAGATATGCAGTTCTGGGTTCCTAGCCATCATCTGTCCATGTTCATGTCTCAACCATATTTTGGTCATTTCTGTTGACATCATCCTCTTGTTCTACttattatttatcttcataTATAAAGCACCAGCTGTGAAGATCTTATCCCCTCAACAGTCTATATGCTTTTCCACAATGCTAAATTCTGCTGTCTTTCTTAATGGAAGTTTAGGGTTGGTTTATCTGGGTTTGGGGTTCTGGATTGTGGGAGAGAAGCTGACTAAAGAGAACACCATTCTACCTCTGCATGGGTGGCTAGTGGTTTTATTACAAGGCTTCACCTGGTTTTTTCTGGGTTTAGCTGTGAGGTTTAAGAGGCATCAACTTCTACATAATGCAGGGCTGAGGCTCTGTTCAGTACTTGCATTCTCTATTGCAGGTTTTACCTGTGTTACATCTTTCTGGGAAGCTATTGTGGGCGATGCAGTATCAGTTAAGGTGATTTTAGATGTTATATCTTTTCCTGGAGCGATTCTATTGATGTTCTGCACTTTCTCGGAACCAAAATATGCAGGAACTGATTCAGGATTTGATGGTGCTGCCTTCTATACACCTTTGCCAGGCGAAGGAGGCAGTGGTGGTGATAAAATCAATACAGATGCCAGCTTACCTCCTTTTGAGAAAGCTGGGCTTATTAGTAGACTGTCATTTTGGTGGTTGAATTCGTTGATGAAGAAAGGTAAGCAGAAAACTCTCGAGGACAAAGACATTCCACAGCTAAGAAGGGAAGATCGAGCGGAAATGTGTTACTTAATGTTCATGGAACAGCAGAACAAGCAGAAAAAGCAGTCATCTGACTCCCCTTCCATTTTGTCGACTATATTGTTGTGGCAACGGAAACAGATTTTGATTTCTGGCTTCTTTGCATTGATGAAGGTGCTAACACTTTCTACTGGCCCTCTGTTTCTTAGAGCCTTCATCCTGGTTGCTGAAGGCAGAGAAGCTTTTAAGTACGAAGGTTATGCACTGACAGGAGGGCTCTTTCTTATTAAATGCTTAGAATCGTTATCAGAGAGGCAATGGTTCTTTCGAACTAGATTGATTGGGCTCCAAGTGAGATCGTTTCTATCTGCAGCCATCTATCAGAAGCAGCTTAAGCTCTCAAATGCTGCAAAGGGGTCATATTCCCCTGGTCAGATCATAAACTTTGTTACTATTGATGCTTACAACATAGGTGAATACCCGTACTGGTTTCACCAGATCTGGTCAACAAGCGTCCAGTTGTGTCTGGCATTGATTATTATTTACTATTCGGTGGGGCTTGCAACTATAGCAGCTCTGTTTGTAGTAATATTGACTGTTGTTGCAAACTCTCCTATGGGAAGGTTACAACATAAGTACCAGAAAATGCTCATGGGAACACAGGACAAGAGGCTGAAGGCTTTTGCAGAGGCACTTACAAACATGAAAAGTCTGAAGCTGTATGCTTGGGAGACTCATTTCAAGAATGTCATAGAACGGTTAAGGAAAGAGGAATTCAAGTGGTTATTGTCAGTTCTGTCACAGAAAGGGTACAATCTGATTCTGTTTTGGTCATCTCCCATTGTAGTATCAGCTGTTACTTTCTGGGCATGCTACTTTCTTGGAACTACTCTCTCTGCTAGCAATGTTTTCACATTTATGGCAAGTTTGTGCATTGCCCAGGAGCCAATTAGGTTAATCCCTGATGTCATTTCAGCATTCATTGAGGCCATGGTTTCGTTAGATCGGATTGCAAAGTTTCTTGATGCACCAGAGCTGCAGAACAAACATGTAAGGAAGATGTGTGATGGGATGGAGCTCGCAGAATCCGTTTTTATCAAGAGCAAAAGAATTTCATGGGAGGATAACTCTACAAGGGCTACTCTACGAAACATAAATTTGGTGGTTAAGCCTGGGGAAAAGGTAGCTATTTGTGGAGAGGTTGGCTCAGGTAAATCGACACTATTAGCTGCTATTCTTGGAGAAGTTCCACACGTTAATGGCATA GTTCGAGTTTATGGGAAGATTGCTTACGTCTCTCAGACAGCATGGATTCCAACAGGGACAATACAAGAAAATATTCTGTTTGGGTCTGCTATGGATCCTTACAGATACAGAGAGGCTATTGAGAAGTGTGCCCTAGTGAAGGACCTTGAGATGCTTCCATTCGGTGATCTCACTGAAATAGGAGAAAGAGGTGTTAATCTGAGTGGTGGACAGAAACAGCGGGTTCAACTTGCACGTGCTTTATATCGGGATGCAGATGTATATCTCCTGGATGATCCATTTAGTGCGGTTGATGCACATACTGCAACCAATCTATTTAATGTAAGTACAGTTCTCCTTTGTCAGAAATTATGCTATGCTTTCAGAGTGAACGCTAATGCCTGTTGTGGCCAGGAATATGTCATGGGAGCTCTATCAATGAAGACAGTCATACTTGTGACCCACCAAGTGGACTTCCTCCCTGCATTCGATTCGGTTTTG TTAATGTCCGAAGGGGAGATCCTGCAAGCTGCTACCTTTGACCAGCTGATGCACTCTAGTCAAGAGTTCCAGGACCTTATCATTGCACACAATGCCACAGTTGGTTCTGAGAGGCAACCTGAGCATGATTCTACCCAGAAGTCTAAAATTCCGAAGGGAGAGATACAAAAGATTGACAGCGAAAAACAGTTAAGAGATTCATTAGGAGAACAGTTAattaagaaagaagaaagagaaacgGGAGACACTGGTCTGAAGCCTTACCTACAATACTTGAAATATAGCAAGGGATTGTTCTACTTCTTTTTGGCAAATCTATCTCATATCATATTCATTGTTGCGCAGTTGGTGCAAAACTATTGGTTGGCTGCAAATGTCCAGAATCCTAGTGTTAGCCAATTGAAACTGATTGCAGTATACACAGGGATTGGATTAAGCTTATCAATATTTTTGTTGCTCCGAtcattttttgttgttgttgtaggCCTTGGGGCATCGCAATCTATTTTTTCTACACTGCTGAGCTCCCTTTTTCGAGCACCAATGTCCTTTTATGACTCGACACCTCTGGGAAGGATACTCAGTCGG GTATCTTCTGATTTAAGTGTGGTTGACCTTGATATGGCCTTCAAATTTACTTTTGCTATTGGGGCAGCTGTGACTACTTATGCCAGTTTTGGAGTATTGGCTATTCTTGCCTGGGAACTTGTGTTTGTCATTTTACCAACAATTTATCTTAGTATACTCATCCAG AGGTACTACTTTGCTGCTGGAAAAGAATTGATGCGAATCAATGGCACGACGAAGTCCTTTGTTGCAAGCCATCTTGCTGAGTCCATTGCCGGTGCTATGACAATTAGAGCTTTCGGGGAGGAAGATAGACACTTTTCAAAGAATTTGGACTTCATTGACATAAATGCAAGTCCATTCTTCTACAGTTTCACAGCAAATGAGTGGTTGATCCAACGCCTTGAAATACTATGTGCTATCGTTCTCTCATCTTCAGCCCTTGCCCTAACATTGCTTCATACGAGTTCTTCTAAATCTG GATTTATTGGAATGGCATTATCGTATGGCCTTTCAGTGAATGTATTCTTCGTATTTTCTGCCCAAAGCCAGTGCCTTTTAGCAAATATGATTGTTTCTGTTGAAAGATTAGAACAGTACATGAATATTCCTAGCGAAGCCCCTGAAGTCATAGGGAGTAATCGACCGCCACCCAGTTGGCCTACTATTGGTGAAGTGGAAATTTATGATTTGAAG GTCAAGTATCGGCCCAATGCTCCTCTAGTTCTTCAAGGAATCAGTTGCAAATTTGGAGGAGGACAGAAAATTGGGATCGTTGGCCGGACTGGTAGTGGAAAGACAACTCTTATCAGCGCTTTGTTTCGCTTGGTAGAGCCTACAGAGGGACAGATAATTATAGATGGCATAAATATTTCCACAATTGGGCTTCATGATCTCAGATCACGTCTTGGGATCATTCCACAAGAACCAACTCTGTTTAGCGGGTCTATAAGATACAATCTTGACCCTTTATCGCTGCATACTGATGAGGAAATATGGGAG GTTCTGGGAAAATGTCAACTTCGAGGGGCTGTTCAAGAGAAAGAAGAGGGCCTGGACTCCTTAG TTGTACATGACGGATCAAATTGGAGCATGGGCCAGCGACAATTATTCTGCTTGGGACGTGCCCTACTGAAGAGAAGTCGGATACTAGTGCTTGATGAAGCCACTGCATCTATAGACAATGCAACAGACTCCATTCTCCAGAAGACCATAAGAACAGAATTTGCAGACTGCACTGTAATTACAGTAGCCCACAGAATCCCAACCGTGATGGACTGCACAATGGTGCTTGCTATCAGTGACG GAAAATTAGTAGAGTACGATGTGCCAATGAAACTGATAAAGAAGGAGGGATCGCTGTTTGGGCAGCTTGTCACGGAGTACTGGTCTCGATCTTCAAATGGCAGTAACGCCTCAGGAGATTGGCTCTGA
- the LOC100265535 gene encoding ABC transporter C family member 10 isoform X2 codes for MRFKVFIYFPAFFSTIKQRNGGFCISFLNLVHIVFCFHVSVISIGSHSPYSFSAISHVLCLCYSFVKARRYNMGETLWTVFCGSSWCWSKIGKICSSGFLAIICPCSCLNHILVISVDIILLFYLLFIFIYKAPAVKILSPQQSICFSTMLNSAVFLNGSLGLVYLGLGFWIVGEKLTKENTILPLHGWLVVLLQGFTWFFLGLAVRFKRHQLLHNAGLRLCSVLAFSIAGFTCVTSFWEAIVGDAVSVKVILDVISFPGAILLMFCTFSEPKYAGTDSGFDGAAFYTPLPGEGGSGGDKINTDASLPPFEKAGLISRLSFWWLNSLMKKGKQKTLEDKDIPQLRREDRAEMCYLMFMEQQNKQKKQSSDSPSILSTILLWQRKQILISGFFALMKVLTLSTGPLFLRAFILVAEGREAFKYEGYALTGGLFLIKCLESLSERQWFFRTRLIGLQVRSFLSAAIYQKQLKLSNAAKGSYSPGQIINFVTIDAYNIGEYPYWFHQIWSTSVQLCLALIIIYYSVGLATIAALFVVILTVVANSPMGRLQHKYQKMLMGTQDKRLKAFAEALTNMKSLKLYAWETHFKNVIERLRKEEFKWLLSVLSQKGYNLILFWSSPIVVSAVTFWACYFLGTTLSASNVFTFMASLCIAQEPIRLIPDVISAFIEAMVSLDRIAKFLDAPELQNKHVRKMCDGMELAESVFIKSKRISWEDNSTRATLRNINLVVKPGEKVAICGEVGSGKSTLLAAILGEVPHVNGIVRVYGKIAYVSQTAWIPTGTIQENILFGSAMDPYRYREAIEKCALVKDLEMLPFGDLTEIGERGVNLSGGQKQRVQLARALYRDADVYLLDDPFSAVDAHTATNLFNEYVMGALSMKTVILVTHQVDFLPAFDSVLLMSEGEILQAATFDQLMHSSQEFQDLIIAHNATVGSERQPEHDSTQKSKIPKGEIQKIDSEKQLRDSLGEQLIKKEERETGDTGLKPYLQYLKYSKGLFYFFLANLSHIIFIVAQLVQNYWLAANVQNPSVSQLKLIAVYTGIGLSLSIFLLLRSFFVVVVGLGASQSIFSTLLSSLFRAPMSFYDSTPLGRILSRVSSDLSVVDLDMAFKFTFAIGAAVTTYASFGVLAILAWELVFVILPTIYLSILIQRYYFAAGKELMRINGTTKSFVASHLAESIAGAMTIRAFGEEDRHFSKNLDFIDINASPFFYSFTANEWLIQRLEILCAIVLSSSALALTLLHTSSSKSGFIGMALSYGLSVNVFFVFSAQSQCLLANMIVSVERLEQYMNIPSEAPEVIGSNRPPPSWPTIGEVEIYDLKVKYRPNAPLVLQGISCKFGGGQKIGIVGRTGSGKTTLISALFRLVEPTEGQIIIDGINISTIGLHDLRSRLGIIPQEPTLFSGSIRYNLDPLSLHTDEEIWEVLGKCQLRGAVQEKEEGLDSLVVHDGSNWSMGQRQLFCLGRALLKRSRILVLDEATASIDNATDSILQKTIRTEFADCTVITVAHRIPTVMDCTMVLAISDGKLVEYDVPMKLIKKEGSLFGQLVTEYWSRSSNGSNASGDWL; via the exons ATGAGATTTAAGGTTTTCATTTACTTTCCAGCATTTTTCTCAACAATCAAACAGAGAAATGGGGGGTTTTGCATAAGTTTCCTGAATCTTGTTCACATCGTCTTCTGCTTTCATGTTTCAGTCATCTCCATTGGATCCCATTCTCCCTACTCGTTTTCTGCAATTTCTCATGTTCTATGTCTATG CTACAGTTTTGTGAAGGCAAGAAGATACAACATGGGTGAGACTCTCTGGACTGTTTTCTGTGGAAGTTCCTGGTGTTGGAGTAAAATTGGAAAGATATGCAGTTCTGGGTTCCTAGCCATCATCTGTCCATGTTCATGTCTCAACCATATTTTGGTCATTTCTGTTGACATCATCCTCTTGTTCTACttattatttatcttcataTATAAAGCACCAGCTGTGAAGATCTTATCCCCTCAACAGTCTATATGCTTTTCCACAATGCTAAATTCTGCTGTCTTTCTTAATGGAAGTTTAGGGTTGGTTTATCTGGGTTTGGGGTTCTGGATTGTGGGAGAGAAGCTGACTAAAGAGAACACCATTCTACCTCTGCATGGGTGGCTAGTGGTTTTATTACAAGGCTTCACCTGGTTTTTTCTGGGTTTAGCTGTGAGGTTTAAGAGGCATCAACTTCTACATAATGCAGGGCTGAGGCTCTGTTCAGTACTTGCATTCTCTATTGCAGGTTTTACCTGTGTTACATCTTTCTGGGAAGCTATTGTGGGCGATGCAGTATCAGTTAAGGTGATTTTAGATGTTATATCTTTTCCTGGAGCGATTCTATTGATGTTCTGCACTTTCTCGGAACCAAAATATGCAGGAACTGATTCAGGATTTGATGGTGCTGCCTTCTATACACCTTTGCCAGGCGAAGGAGGCAGTGGTGGTGATAAAATCAATACAGATGCCAGCTTACCTCCTTTTGAGAAAGCTGGGCTTATTAGTAGACTGTCATTTTGGTGGTTGAATTCGTTGATGAAGAAAGGTAAGCAGAAAACTCTCGAGGACAAAGACATTCCACAGCTAAGAAGGGAAGATCGAGCGGAAATGTGTTACTTAATGTTCATGGAACAGCAGAACAAGCAGAAAAAGCAGTCATCTGACTCCCCTTCCATTTTGTCGACTATATTGTTGTGGCAACGGAAACAGATTTTGATTTCTGGCTTCTTTGCATTGATGAAGGTGCTAACACTTTCTACTGGCCCTCTGTTTCTTAGAGCCTTCATCCTGGTTGCTGAAGGCAGAGAAGCTTTTAAGTACGAAGGTTATGCACTGACAGGAGGGCTCTTTCTTATTAAATGCTTAGAATCGTTATCAGAGAGGCAATGGTTCTTTCGAACTAGATTGATTGGGCTCCAAGTGAGATCGTTTCTATCTGCAGCCATCTATCAGAAGCAGCTTAAGCTCTCAAATGCTGCAAAGGGGTCATATTCCCCTGGTCAGATCATAAACTTTGTTACTATTGATGCTTACAACATAGGTGAATACCCGTACTGGTTTCACCAGATCTGGTCAACAAGCGTCCAGTTGTGTCTGGCATTGATTATTATTTACTATTCGGTGGGGCTTGCAACTATAGCAGCTCTGTTTGTAGTAATATTGACTGTTGTTGCAAACTCTCCTATGGGAAGGTTACAACATAAGTACCAGAAAATGCTCATGGGAACACAGGACAAGAGGCTGAAGGCTTTTGCAGAGGCACTTACAAACATGAAAAGTCTGAAGCTGTATGCTTGGGAGACTCATTTCAAGAATGTCATAGAACGGTTAAGGAAAGAGGAATTCAAGTGGTTATTGTCAGTTCTGTCACAGAAAGGGTACAATCTGATTCTGTTTTGGTCATCTCCCATTGTAGTATCAGCTGTTACTTTCTGGGCATGCTACTTTCTTGGAACTACTCTCTCTGCTAGCAATGTTTTCACATTTATGGCAAGTTTGTGCATTGCCCAGGAGCCAATTAGGTTAATCCCTGATGTCATTTCAGCATTCATTGAGGCCATGGTTTCGTTAGATCGGATTGCAAAGTTTCTTGATGCACCAGAGCTGCAGAACAAACATGTAAGGAAGATGTGTGATGGGATGGAGCTCGCAGAATCCGTTTTTATCAAGAGCAAAAGAATTTCATGGGAGGATAACTCTACAAGGGCTACTCTACGAAACATAAATTTGGTGGTTAAGCCTGGGGAAAAGGTAGCTATTTGTGGAGAGGTTGGCTCAGGTAAATCGACACTATTAGCTGCTATTCTTGGAGAAGTTCCACACGTTAATGGCATA GTTCGAGTTTATGGGAAGATTGCTTACGTCTCTCAGACAGCATGGATTCCAACAGGGACAATACAAGAAAATATTCTGTTTGGGTCTGCTATGGATCCTTACAGATACAGAGAGGCTATTGAGAAGTGTGCCCTAGTGAAGGACCTTGAGATGCTTCCATTCGGTGATCTCACTGAAATAGGAGAAAGAGGTGTTAATCTGAGTGGTGGACAGAAACAGCGGGTTCAACTTGCACGTGCTTTATATCGGGATGCAGATGTATATCTCCTGGATGATCCATTTAGTGCGGTTGATGCACATACTGCAACCAATCTATTTAAT GAATATGTCATGGGAGCTCTATCAATGAAGACAGTCATACTTGTGACCCACCAAGTGGACTTCCTCCCTGCATTCGATTCGGTTTTG TTAATGTCCGAAGGGGAGATCCTGCAAGCTGCTACCTTTGACCAGCTGATGCACTCTAGTCAAGAGTTCCAGGACCTTATCATTGCACACAATGCCACAGTTGGTTCTGAGAGGCAACCTGAGCATGATTCTACCCAGAAGTCTAAAATTCCGAAGGGAGAGATACAAAAGATTGACAGCGAAAAACAGTTAAGAGATTCATTAGGAGAACAGTTAattaagaaagaagaaagagaaacgGGAGACACTGGTCTGAAGCCTTACCTACAATACTTGAAATATAGCAAGGGATTGTTCTACTTCTTTTTGGCAAATCTATCTCATATCATATTCATTGTTGCGCAGTTGGTGCAAAACTATTGGTTGGCTGCAAATGTCCAGAATCCTAGTGTTAGCCAATTGAAACTGATTGCAGTATACACAGGGATTGGATTAAGCTTATCAATATTTTTGTTGCTCCGAtcattttttgttgttgttgtaggCCTTGGGGCATCGCAATCTATTTTTTCTACACTGCTGAGCTCCCTTTTTCGAGCACCAATGTCCTTTTATGACTCGACACCTCTGGGAAGGATACTCAGTCGG GTATCTTCTGATTTAAGTGTGGTTGACCTTGATATGGCCTTCAAATTTACTTTTGCTATTGGGGCAGCTGTGACTACTTATGCCAGTTTTGGAGTATTGGCTATTCTTGCCTGGGAACTTGTGTTTGTCATTTTACCAACAATTTATCTTAGTATACTCATCCAG AGGTACTACTTTGCTGCTGGAAAAGAATTGATGCGAATCAATGGCACGACGAAGTCCTTTGTTGCAAGCCATCTTGCTGAGTCCATTGCCGGTGCTATGACAATTAGAGCTTTCGGGGAGGAAGATAGACACTTTTCAAAGAATTTGGACTTCATTGACATAAATGCAAGTCCATTCTTCTACAGTTTCACAGCAAATGAGTGGTTGATCCAACGCCTTGAAATACTATGTGCTATCGTTCTCTCATCTTCAGCCCTTGCCCTAACATTGCTTCATACGAGTTCTTCTAAATCTG GATTTATTGGAATGGCATTATCGTATGGCCTTTCAGTGAATGTATTCTTCGTATTTTCTGCCCAAAGCCAGTGCCTTTTAGCAAATATGATTGTTTCTGTTGAAAGATTAGAACAGTACATGAATATTCCTAGCGAAGCCCCTGAAGTCATAGGGAGTAATCGACCGCCACCCAGTTGGCCTACTATTGGTGAAGTGGAAATTTATGATTTGAAG GTCAAGTATCGGCCCAATGCTCCTCTAGTTCTTCAAGGAATCAGTTGCAAATTTGGAGGAGGACAGAAAATTGGGATCGTTGGCCGGACTGGTAGTGGAAAGACAACTCTTATCAGCGCTTTGTTTCGCTTGGTAGAGCCTACAGAGGGACAGATAATTATAGATGGCATAAATATTTCCACAATTGGGCTTCATGATCTCAGATCACGTCTTGGGATCATTCCACAAGAACCAACTCTGTTTAGCGGGTCTATAAGATACAATCTTGACCCTTTATCGCTGCATACTGATGAGGAAATATGGGAG GTTCTGGGAAAATGTCAACTTCGAGGGGCTGTTCAAGAGAAAGAAGAGGGCCTGGACTCCTTAG TTGTACATGACGGATCAAATTGGAGCATGGGCCAGCGACAATTATTCTGCTTGGGACGTGCCCTACTGAAGAGAAGTCGGATACTAGTGCTTGATGAAGCCACTGCATCTATAGACAATGCAACAGACTCCATTCTCCAGAAGACCATAAGAACAGAATTTGCAGACTGCACTGTAATTACAGTAGCCCACAGAATCCCAACCGTGATGGACTGCACAATGGTGCTTGCTATCAGTGACG GAAAATTAGTAGAGTACGATGTGCCAATGAAACTGATAAAGAAGGAGGGATCGCTGTTTGGGCAGCTTGTCACGGAGTACTGGTCTCGATCTTCAAATGGCAGTAACGCCTCAGGAGATTGGCTCTGA